Proteins encoded together in one Marispirochaeta sp. window:
- a CDS encoding TRAP transporter substrate-binding protein, which produces MKKTIVLFVCALIVLSSVAVFAEGAKEGAEGKKIVANIASTFPPDSPQDKGLKKFKELAESRSNGRIQILIHPSNAMGDERQTFEMLSEGSVEYGVLGTNDISTYFPKYYISEVPYVFASQDDFWKFWEGPGKELSQMIEDERNVRTDGVIYRGARYLTANRPVRTVEDVEGLKMRLPPVDAWFKVWEYLGALPSNIAFGEVYMALKTGVVEAQENPPETILNYKFYEAQKYMVATEHIYSAARVMSSKQWWDTLSAADQKLLTEAMDEGVAYANSITKDGDAKFVAELKKLGMTLIEVDKSAFKKAVQPVLDEIAEKEWDPEFYAKVQEALK; this is translated from the coding sequence ATGAAGAAAACTATTGTATTGTTTGTGTGTGCCCTGATTGTACTGTCATCAGTGGCTGTTTTTGCCGAAGGTGCAAAAGAGGGTGCCGAGGGCAAAAAGATCGTTGCCAATATTGCATCGACTTTTCCGCCTGATTCTCCCCAGGACAAGGGCCTGAAGAAGTTCAAGGAACTGGCGGAATCCCGCTCCAATGGGCGTATCCAGATACTGATTCACCCCTCCAACGCCATGGGTGATGAACGCCAGACCTTCGAAATGCTCTCTGAAGGTTCCGTTGAGTATGGAGTTCTTGGAACAAACGACATATCCACATATTTCCCGAAATACTATATTTCCGAGGTCCCCTATGTATTTGCCAGCCAGGATGATTTCTGGAAGTTCTGGGAAGGTCCGGGAAAAGAACTGTCCCAGATGATCGAGGACGAACGAAACGTCAGGACCGACGGAGTTATCTATCGCGGAGCCCGCTACCTGACTGCCAATCGTCCTGTTCGCACCGTTGAGGATGTCGAAGGACTGAAAATGAGGCTTCCCCCGGTAGACGCCTGGTTCAAGGTCTGGGAATACCTGGGAGCGCTGCCTTCGAACATTGCTTTTGGTGAGGTCTACATGGCTCTGAAGACCGGTGTTGTTGAAGCCCAGGAGAATCCTCCCGAGACGATCCTGAATTACAAATTCTACGAAGCCCAGAAGTATATGGTTGCCACTGAGCATATCTATTCTGCTGCCCGGGTTATGTCTTCCAAGCAATGGTGGGACACCCTGAGTGCTGCCGACCAGAAACTCCTGACCGAGGCTATGGACGAAGGTGTGGCCTATGCCAACAGCATTACCAAGGATGGGGATGCAAAATTTGTTGCGGAACTCAAGAAATTGGGCATGACCCTCATTGAGGTGGACAAGTCTGCTTTCAAGAAGGCTGTCCAGCCTGTACTTGACGAGATCGCTGAAAAGGAGTGGGACCCCGAGTTCTACGCCAAAGTTCAGGAAGCTCTCAAATAA